The genomic segment GTAAATGGCGCGCCTTCATATACATAGGTAATTGGGGCAGCGTTTACCGCCATAGGCGACAACAAGACCGCGAGTACGCCGAGACAACAAATCCCTTTTCGGTTCATTCGACCATTCCTTTTTGTTGCGCCATGGACTAATGGGCATTGATAAGTGCAAATTCCTTGCCATAGAAGTCGATTTACTTGAAAACAATACGTTACGCGATCGCTTGATCCCATATGCGGGCTGTTGGAACCACAAATGTAAAATCTTTCGACGCGACATCGCTGTTTGTAAAAGGTCTAGTGTTGCCGGCTTGATCAGAACATGAACTACGTGTGCCGGATCAACCTGAAAGGCCAGTCATGATCCTCATGGACTCTTTGGGATTACGGCGAGAGGTGAAGGGATTGGAATCCCTTGGTGTGAGGCGCAGGCGCTAGGGACGCTCACCCAACGAGCCGCCACAATGCCACTATCTCCGGGTTGCTTTCGTCACCTTGTCTCGCACGAAACAACCAAGTCCTGTTGAAAGGCCCAAGTTCTAATTTCCAGTTGGCTGTTTAGGAACCGAGCGCGCCGGATTTCACCCGTCCGCTCCATCTTGAGACCCGGCATTGGCCAAATGCTCTCGGTTCGAGTTAGTGGTCCGGCCAGTTCAGAACTCAACGCGTCTTTCTACTAAGCGGAACGCTTAGTGCGATCTCCAGCTGCTCTGTTGCTCCCCCTTTCATGCATGGTCGGCCCAAGGGATACGATCAATCTTCGCTTGTCGATGATCTTTACATGGCGCGATGCAGCACCGCTATATAGGGTCTCGAACAACCACATAACGTTCTGTTTTAATTAGATAGCCCTCGATTGGCCCCAATATTGCATAATTTGTTTTTGGAAGCCTCGGAGCACCGTTGGCTAATTGGAAGGGATTCACGATGAAAACAATGGTTGTGGGATTATTGGCTTTAGGATTCGCGGCGTCGTCTGTTCGGGCTGCGCCGTTGCTGTTTGAGGACTTCGAAGTTCAGGGACAGATCACCAACTCGATAACCCTCGCTGGCGTGACCTCGACGTTCACCGACGATTTCAACTTCGGACTCAACGATGGTCGGGCGTCACTGGCTGATGGCTCGGTTGAAGCTGAGTCAGCGTTTGCTGGCACCAGCGCCTTTGCCGGGTTCGATTCGTTCAACCTGGTTGGTGTTTCAGAAGCGACAGGAGGCGCAGAAGCGCGGACTAGCTCAGGCTGGCTCATTAGCTTTGTTGCAGCTACTCCGCTGCAGCTACTCTTTGACTGGGATATTACCAATGCCAGTTTGTCTTTTGGCGTTACTCGAAACGGTGAATTCATCGGGGATCTGCTCGATAGCGTGCTGTTCCAGACCGGTGATATCGCAGCTATCGACGTGGGTGGCGTCACTTTCCCACCATTTGGTATCCAACAGTTCAGTTGGACCGCTACAGCGGTTCCAGAGCCCAGCACCCTCGCCCTCCTCGGCCTGGGCTTGGTCGGCATGGGCGTGCGCAGACGCATCAAGGCCAGCTAAACAGCGAAGTGCCCAATCAAGAAAGCCACCTCGGGGATGCTCGGGGTGGCTTTTTCTTTGGGATGCCTGGCGGTGGCGACCATGCTGTCATGGGCTTAGGCGGGTTATGGCGGGAGGCGAAGGGATTGGAATCCCCTTTGACCGTACCCCTTGAACCAAGCCGGCCTTGATGTGGGAAATTGAGCATATCAGGCGGCTTCGCGGGCAAACACTGCCGGGGGCTTTCTGCCCAGAGAGCGATGCGGTCTGACGTGGTTGTAATGGGTGCGCCAGTCTTCGATCGTCGCACGAGCATCCGCCAGCGTGGCGAACCAGTGCAGGTCCAGGCAGTACTTACGGAACTTGGCGTTGAAGCTCTCGACGAAGGCGTTCTGGGTCGGTTTGCCGGGCTGGATGAAGTGCAG from the Wenzhouxiangella sp. XN24 genome contains:
- a CDS encoding PEP-CTERM sorting domain-containing protein; this translates as MKTMVVGLLALGFAASSVRAAPLLFEDFEVQGQITNSITLAGVTSTFTDDFNFGLNDGRASLADGSVEAESAFAGTSAFAGFDSFNLVGVSEATGGAEARTSSGWLISFVAATPLQLLFDWDITNASLSFGVTRNGEFIGDLLDSVLFQTGDIAAIDVGGVTFPPFGIQQFSWTATAVPEPSTLALLGLGLVGMGVRRRIKAS